A section of the Anabaena cylindrica PCC 7122 genome encodes:
- a CDS encoding RusA family crossover junction endodeoxyribonuclease, which translates to MSQFPYKQVEEIKKEVVTSQIHRITSAYNFILVGDVQIDIKWHIHEQNRYESDSSADVDNIIKPILDALCGHKGILINDCQVQAISCRWIDWESDNQEIIITIQMFFNDEWLLKSGLIFTHMGKGICYPILLNDIDPKYTLVILEDLESKIARRDELMAKGMSYYHAQGVMSIQRVFHISRVQDFDIIQLNDLKKQLLTESEILKDF; encoded by the coding sequence TTGAGCCAGTTTCCTTACAAGCAAGTCGAAGAAATAAAGAAAGAAGTAGTTACTTCTCAAATTCATCGTATTACCAGTGCTTACAATTTTATATTAGTTGGTGATGTTCAGATAGATATAAAATGGCATATTCATGAGCAGAATCGTTATGAATCAGATTCGTCAGCTGATGTAGATAATATTATTAAACCAATATTAGATGCTCTATGTGGACATAAAGGTATTCTTATCAACGACTGTCAAGTACAAGCTATATCTTGTCGTTGGATAGACTGGGAATCTGATAATCAGGAGATTATAATAACGATTCAGATGTTTTTTAACGATGAATGGTTGCTAAAGTCTGGACTTATTTTTACTCATATGGGTAAAGGAATCTGTTATCCCATTCTATTAAATGACATAGATCCAAAATATACTTTAGTAATACTAGAAGACCTAGAAAGTAAAATAGCAAGACGCGATGAACTTATGGCTAAAGGTATGAGCTATTATCATGCACAAGGAGTGATGTCAATTCAGCGAGTTTTTCATATTTCAAGAGTTCAAGATTTTGATATCATTCAACTTAATGATCTTAAAAAACAATTACTGACTGAAAGTGAGATTTTAAAGGATTTTTAG
- a CDS encoding type II toxin-antitoxin system VapC family toxin codes for MKLLLDTQCFLWWFAEPERLHEEAIAHIADESNELWLSVASVWEMGIKVAIGKLPLPEPLDSYISSRMMKLGAKSLEITASHALRTVALPLHHRDPFDRMLIAQAQMESMTLVTADSMLKEYQDTAILWAGNKG; via the coding sequence GTGAAACTTTTACTGGATACACAGTGTTTTTTATGGTGGTTTGCTGAACCTGAGCGTTTGCATGAAGAAGCGATCGCACATATTGCTGATGAAAGCAATGAACTATGGCTTTCTGTAGCTAGTGTGTGGGAAATGGGGATAAAAGTTGCAATTGGTAAGTTACCATTACCAGAACCACTGGATAGTTACATTTCTAGCCGCATGATGAAATTGGGGGCGAAATCTTTGGAAATTACAGCTTCTCATGCACTCAGAACGGTGGCTTTACCGTTGCATCATCGAGATCCTTTCGACAGAATGCTCATTGCACAAGCACAGATGGAAAGTATGACGCTTGTGACTGCGGATTCAATGCTTAAAGAGTATCAAGATACTGCTATTCTTTGGGCTGGGAATAAAGGTTAG
- a CDS encoding peptidylprolyl isomerase, producing the protein MTNPTATLETSLGTITLELFTDVMPITAGNFIKLAKSGFYDGLHFHRVINNFMVQFGCPHSKDPSSPRAGTGNGPDGCIQDEHPEDGKISNEPGTLSMANTGAPNSGSCQFFINTGHNSYLDWFTPGQSKHPVFGRVTEGMDVLKAIETTPTGQGDRPKTPVKMIKVTIHE; encoded by the coding sequence ATGACAAATCCCACCGCAACCCTTGAAACGTCCCTTGGTACTATTACTCTTGAGCTATTCACCGATGTTATGCCCATAACGGCTGGAAATTTCATCAAATTGGCTAAAAGTGGCTTTTATGATGGTCTGCATTTCCACCGGGTGATTAATAACTTCATGGTGCAGTTTGGTTGTCCTCACAGTAAAGATCCTAGCTCTCCTCGTGCGGGAACAGGTAATGGTCCTGATGGTTGCATTCAAGATGAGCATCCTGAAGATGGGAAAATTTCCAACGAACCAGGAACTCTATCTATGGCTAATACAGGAGCCCCTAATAGTGGCAGTTGCCAGTTTTTCATCAACACTGGCCACAACTCCTATTTAGATTGGTTTACACCCGGTCAATCCAAGCATCCTGTTTTTGGTCGAGTTACTGAAGGGATGGATGTATTAAAAGCGATTGAAACCACTCCAACGGGACAAGGCGATCGCCCCAAAACTCCAGTTAAAATGATCAAAGTTACTATCCACGAATAA
- a CDS encoding type II toxin-antitoxin system Phd/YefM family antitoxin: METVNIHQAKTNLSRLLSRVEHGEEIIISNRGVPVAKLVPFSVSSHRRDSLGQDRGKFVIPEDFNAPLPEDILAAFEANEE, translated from the coding sequence ATGGAAACTGTAAATATCCATCAAGCTAAAACGAATCTCTCACGTCTATTATCCCGTGTAGAACATGGGGAAGAGATTATTATTTCTAACCGGGGTGTTCCCGTCGCTAAGTTAGTTCCGTTTAGTGTTTCGTCTCACCGCAGAGATAGTTTAGGACAAGATCGAGGAAAATTTGTAATTCCAGAAGACTTTAATGCACCTTTACCAGAGGACATTTTGGCAGCGTTTGAGGCTAATGAGGAGTGA
- a CDS encoding collagen-like triple helix repeat-containing protein, which produces MTSTSCSEIAGQLSGIQSALNGLGGTFATKAELQAMREDLVNRIAAVSSSVSVLDGRVSSLESRVTALESRADQNIDEERIINKAVERAVQRLDPRLDFLTNWNFDQDRKIGANETEIEWTKAKLIALTAGLAGLVAIVAAPIIASALSAVWAAISSAAAAAASALGIATSAASAVVVMQAQLVTVGATAGSALTLAGTAQGTAGSALVLAGTAQGTAGSALVLAGTAQGTAGSALVLAGTAQGTALAAGAAAGVALATAKGAEQSAGASKEIAELARRIAQGAEAEAGLATSRANTALSEVQPLRPLPQRVQQVQGEIDFLEPQVIEIKGTAKRALDIGTVAQGEAALAQQTAKRAFDVGTVAQGEAALAKRTADLALNKASIPGPQGIPGTPGAPGLNGAPGPQGIPGTPGTPGLNGAPGPQGIPGTPGQTTILQTTIVETVDQTSLNTAVGIAIAANLAPISGTLTAHNCAAGVDVPLPYAGIGLYGIQAQVQQLSSQIEILGKTCCRTYRILGGNDWFETEKENYKFNPETSIKSKIKQAYKESTSLQDTQPLTIQVANLPQMLFGLDAATWRRAGLHKLPVIAPPSIMPKIVRNPASGEILSTSDWGKHEYQNITDNVSFQAYQYAQFKSVVGEFPLNISVEVEEGNKIVEKNLRIDNISDGISELMGLSLVIQDDLQLNTQLGMKSLVETAATKNATIITQDLALSNAQYLGYQMTRTPKEIKTLFTPGTQNIKEFIKDSKQQIISYAHKSGHLEHKLNTLLISAGITKAALTTQYKPGDTVMGGIIAKDALAKLKADEDDWKLFLKLLREPVGDMKIDGVPLMEVEDLTDKLKQFLKGLK; this is translated from the coding sequence ATGACATCGACATCTTGTAGCGAAATTGCAGGACAATTATCCGGCATACAATCTGCACTTAATGGACTGGGTGGGACCTTTGCTACTAAAGCAGAATTGCAGGCGATGCGGGAAGATTTAGTAAATAGAATCGCGGCAGTATCTAGCAGCGTATCCGTACTTGATGGCAGGGTTTCTTCGTTAGAATCAAGGGTCACAGCATTAGAATCAAGAGCCGATCAAAATATAGATGAAGAACGAATTATTAATAAAGCCGTTGAACGTGCGGTACAAAGATTAGATCCTCGGTTGGATTTTCTTACTAATTGGAACTTCGATCAAGACAGAAAAATTGGTGCAAACGAGACAGAAATTGAATGGACTAAAGCTAAACTAATTGCACTTACCGCAGGGCTTGCTGGATTAGTTGCCATTGTAGCCGCTCCAATTATCGCATCTGCATTATCAGCAGTATGGGCTGCTATTAGCTCTGCGGCTGCGGCTGCTGCAAGTGCTTTGGGAATTGCCACTAGTGCAGCTTCTGCTGTCGTTGTCATGCAAGCTCAACTAGTTACGGTTGGGGCAACGGCTGGTAGTGCTTTGACTCTGGCAGGTACTGCTCAAGGTACTGCTGGTAGTGCTTTGGTTCTAGCAGGTACTGCTCAAGGTACTGCCGGTAGTGCTTTGGTTCTAGCAGGTACTGCTCAAGGTACTGCCGGTAGTGCTTTGGTTCTAGCAGGTACTGCTCAAGGTACTGCCTTAGCCGCTGGTGCAGCGGCTGGAGTAGCTTTAGCAACAGCTAAAGGTGCAGAACAATCGGCTGGAGCATCCAAAGAAATAGCAGAGTTAGCAAGGCGAATTGCTCAAGGGGCTGAAGCTGAAGCGGGGCTGGCAACAAGTAGAGCCAATACAGCCCTTTCTGAAGTACAACCATTGCGACCACTTCCCCAACGTGTGCAACAGGTTCAAGGTGAAATAGATTTTCTAGAGCCACAAGTAATAGAAATAAAAGGGACTGCAAAAAGAGCGCTAGATATCGGGACAGTGGCACAAGGGGAAGCAGCTTTGGCACAACAGACCGCGAAACGTGCGTTCGATGTTGGAACAGTAGCGCAGGGGGAAGCAGCTTTGGCAAAACGAACTGCTGATTTAGCTTTAAATAAAGCAAGTATTCCAGGCCCTCAAGGTATTCCCGGTACACCTGGTGCGCCTGGTTTGAATGGCGCTCCAGGCCCTCAAGGTATTCCCGGTACACCTGGTACGCCTGGGTTAAATGGCGCTCCAGGCCCTCAAGGTATTCCCGGTACGCCTGGACAAACAACAATCTTGCAAACAACAATCGTTGAAACAGTGGATCAAACTTCTTTAAATACTGCTGTGGGAATTGCGATCGCAGCCAACCTCGCACCTATCTCTGGAACATTGACGGCGCATAATTGTGCGGCTGGTGTAGATGTCCCACTGCCTTACGCTGGAATTGGGCTTTATGGTATCCAAGCTCAAGTACAACAACTTTCATCTCAAATAGAGATTCTTGGTAAAACTTGCTGTAGAACTTATCGTATTTTGGGTGGTAATGATTGGTTTGAGACAGAGAAAGAAAATTACAAATTCAACCCAGAAACATCAATTAAATCAAAAATCAAACAAGCTTATAAAGAATCAACTTCGCTACAAGACACTCAACCACTAACAATCCAGGTAGCAAATTTACCACAGATGTTATTTGGCTTAGACGCTGCCACCTGGAGACGGGCTGGGTTACACAAACTGCCTGTTATCGCTCCTCCTTCGATAATGCCTAAGATTGTCAGAAACCCCGCGTCTGGAGAGATATTATCGACATCGGATTGGGGCAAACATGAATATCAAAACATAACTGATAATGTATCATTTCAGGCTTATCAGTATGCCCAATTTAAATCTGTTGTGGGTGAATTCCCATTAAATATATCTGTTGAGGTTGAAGAGGGTAATAAGATAGTTGAGAAGAATTTACGTATTGACAATATCAGTGATGGTATTTCTGAGTTGATGGGCTTGTCTCTGGTGATTCAGGATGATTTACAACTCAATACTCAATTAGGAATGAAATCCTTAGTAGAAACTGCTGCTACTAAAAATGCAACCATAATCACCCAAGATTTAGCTTTAAGTAATGCCCAATACTTGGGATATCAAATGACTAGAACTCCTAAAGAAATTAAGACTTTATTTACTCCAGGGACTCAAAATATCAAAGAATTTATCAAGGATTCAAAACAGCAAATTATTAGCTATGCTCACAAATCTGGACATCTAGAACACAAATTAAACACCCTGCTAATTTCAGCGGGAATCACTAAAGCTGCACTCACAACGCAATACAAACCAGGCGATACCGTAATGGGAGGAATTATCGCCAAAGATGCTCTAGCTAAGTTAAAAGCAGATGAGGATGATTGGAAATTATTCTTAAAGCTACTACGTGAACCTGTGGGGGACATGAAAATTGATGGTGTCCCACTCATGGAAGTGGAGGACTTGACTGATAAGTTAAAACAATTTTTGAAGGGATTAAAATAA
- a CDS encoding AAA family ATPase: protein MLTEVMEHFRLLREFRKAGYYETEHQKQLFKDIKVAIHSGKLVAITGIIGCGKTTTLRRLFEVLEKEGKILVSKSLSVDKNRATLPTLIAALFYDLATDKEIKIPALGEKRERELRDLIRKGKKPVALFVDEAHDLHYSTLTGLKRLIEVVEDGGGTLSVVLAGHPKLKNDLRRPTMEEIGYRATVFLWRVLLVVKKNILNGWYLNVLLKILK from the coding sequence ATGCTCACTGAAGTCATGGAACACTTTCGATTGCTCAGAGAGTTCCGCAAGGCTGGCTACTACGAAACAGAACACCAAAAACAATTGTTTAAGGATATTAAAGTCGCAATCCATTCAGGAAAGCTGGTTGCCATCACGGGAATTATCGGGTGTGGCAAGACGACGACTTTACGACGTTTGTTTGAGGTTTTGGAGAAAGAAGGCAAGATTTTAGTCTCGAAATCGCTTTCTGTTGATAAAAACCGAGCGACGCTACCAACACTGATTGCTGCCTTATTTTACGATTTAGCAACAGATAAGGAAATTAAAATTCCTGCACTTGGGGAAAAACGAGAACGGGAACTGCGTGACTTGATTAGAAAAGGTAAAAAGCCTGTGGCGTTGTTTGTAGATGAGGCTCACGACTTACATTACAGTACGCTCACAGGACTCAAACGTTTAATTGAGGTAGTTGAAGACGGTGGTGGTACGCTCTCAGTTGTGTTAGCTGGTCATCCTAAGCTGAAAAATGATTTACGCCGTCCAACTATGGAAGAAATTGGCTATCGGGCAACTGTTTTTCTTTGGAGGGTATTGTTGGTAGTCAAAAAGAATATATTGAATGGTTGGTATCTAAATGTACTACTGAAGATACTCAAATAA
- a CDS encoding ISAs1 family transposase, producing MSTGFKKKCKTRTSVKPSVDSKEITSNFLQHFTEIKDPRAERTRLHLLTDIITISLLAVIAGAEGWEDIEEYGLSKKDWLETFLKLPEGIPSPDTFRRVFERINPKEFEQCFRNWVQSLVEKLGVEVVAIDGKTHRGSYDRESKLKALHTVSAWEE from the coding sequence ATGTCAACAGGATTTAAGAAGAAGTGCAAAACCAGAACATCTGTTAAACCCAGTGTAGACAGTAAAGAGATTACCAGTAACTTTCTCCAACACTTTACGGAAATAAAAGACCCTAGAGCAGAAAGGACTCGACTGCATCTACTCACCGATATTATCACTATTTCCTTGTTGGCAGTCATAGCAGGCGCAGAGGGTTGGGAAGATATTGAGGAATATGGACTAAGTAAAAAAGACTGGTTAGAGACATTTTTAAAACTACCAGAAGGAATACCCAGTCCAGATACATTCAGAAGAGTATTTGAGAGAATAAACCCCAAAGAATTTGAGCAATGTTTTCGGAATTGGGTGCAATCATTAGTGGAGAAATTAGGTGTAGAAGTAGTTGCTATAGATGGTAAAACTCATCGAGGCTCATATGACCGAGAATCGAAACTAAAAGCCTTACATACAGTCAGCGCATGGGAAGAGTGA
- a CDS encoding Uma2 family endonuclease: MMITQALELQTNTLEDISADIIFPPSDLYSDEPPVETELHLEQIMLLIKSLKWLWKERTDFYAVGNLSIYYSPHQKKSEDVRGPYFFVVLGTERKTRKSWVVWEENGKYPHVIVEILSPTTAKTDRETKKLLYQDTFRTPDYFWFDPYTLEFAGFNLISGKYQPLKPNEKGHLWSEELGLYLGIHEGLLRYFTSSGVLVPTPEESAEMEATRAAMEAERAKISNEKSQRLAAKLRELNIDPDTI, encoded by the coding sequence ATGATGATTACTCAAGCACTGGAATTACAAACTAACACCTTAGAAGATATATCAGCAGATATCATTTTTCCACCTAGTGACCTATATAGTGATGAACCTCCCGTGGAAACAGAACTGCATCTCGAACAGATAATGCTCTTAATAAAATCACTCAAATGGCTATGGAAGGAGAGAACAGATTTTTATGCTGTAGGAAACCTAAGTATCTACTATAGTCCTCATCAAAAGAAATCAGAAGATGTTAGAGGTCCATATTTTTTCGTAGTTTTAGGAACAGAACGAAAAACTAGAAAAAGTTGGGTAGTGTGGGAAGAAAATGGCAAATATCCTCATGTCATTGTGGAAATTCTTTCACCAACTACAGCTAAAACTGATAGAGAAACCAAAAAACTACTTTATCAAGATACTTTCCGTACACCTGATTATTTTTGGTTTGATCCTTATACATTAGAATTTGCAGGATTTAATTTAATCAGTGGCAAATATCAACCCTTAAAACCTAACGAAAAAGGACATTTATGGAGTGAAGAATTGGGTTTATATTTAGGGATTCATGAGGGTTTATTAAGATATTTTACATCATCAGGAGTTTTAGTTCCTACACCGGAAGAAAGCGCAGAGATGGAAGCAACAAGAGCAGCAATGGAAGCAGAAAGAGCGAAAATATCAAACGAAAAATCTCAAAGGTTAGCCGCAAAATTGAGAGAGTTAAATATTGATCCAGATACAATTTAA
- a CDS encoding DUF3854 domain-containing protein, giving the protein MTTRKKNGEATTSPTTKNIKSTTIVAEKDAKSLTDSQIDTSKTVNLQNKFTSFEEFKSFAKDLFINGSGIDPELFADIEFHESIEWTDGMDAEAPIHDELGWYFTRFGYQVKEPIYAAFLRNEDGSLWQVMVSLWDEDRQRPYRYLAPKGNGDRAFTPPVPEPIRKKVASRSGMNVPMEGSFWDWVREAKIPRIITEGGKKALAALSQGYVTIGLYGCRCGAGKSKDEDGINLEPSLTPDLERLAVENSIWLLAMDRDDSHKAKISVTKGKKRLTLALKAANPSYVEDIFWRTEQGKGIDDLIVNSGTGAFDRAYSDAIARLEKTFKSGTPQNDEPEKHKNPPPDQMAKEIAEDYRHMIAFNDETKSWMRYEADANGVWSPESNEYM; this is encoded by the coding sequence ATGACTACACGCAAAAAAAATGGGGAAGCGACAACTTCACCCACAACAAAAAATATAAAATCTACTACTATTGTAGCAGAAAAAGATGCGAAAAGCCTTACTGACAGCCAAATAGACACTTCCAAAACTGTCAATTTACAGAACAAATTTACCAGTTTTGAAGAATTTAAATCATTTGCCAAGGATTTATTTATTAACGGTAGTGGCATAGACCCAGAACTATTTGCTGATATTGAGTTTCATGAATCCATTGAGTGGACAGACGGCATGGACGCTGAAGCTCCCATTCATGACGAATTGGGATGGTACTTCACCCGGTTCGGATACCAAGTTAAAGAACCTATCTATGCTGCATTCCTCAGAAATGAGGATGGTAGTTTGTGGCAGGTAATGGTTAGCCTTTGGGATGAAGACCGTCAACGCCCCTACAGATATTTAGCCCCAAAGGGAAATGGCGATCGCGCATTCACGCCACCTGTCCCCGAACCAATTAGAAAGAAAGTTGCTTCTAGATCCGGTATGAATGTGCCGATGGAAGGTAGTTTTTGGGACTGGGTGAGAGAAGCTAAAATCCCTAGAATCATTACAGAAGGTGGCAAGAAGGCACTAGCCGCACTTTCTCAGGGTTACGTTACCATCGGACTCTATGGTTGTCGGTGCGGTGCGGGTAAATCCAAAGATGAAGATGGAATTAACTTAGAGCCAAGCCTTACCCCTGACTTAGAACGGTTGGCAGTAGAAAACTCAATTTGGCTACTGGCCATGGACAGAGACGACTCGCACAAAGCCAAAATATCAGTCACCAAGGGTAAGAAACGTTTGACCCTAGCATTGAAAGCTGCTAACCCATCTTATGTAGAGGATATTTTCTGGAGAACTGAACAAGGTAAAGGAATTGATGACTTAATAGTAAATTCAGGAACAGGAGCATTTGACCGGGCTTACTCTGATGCCATTGCCCGACTGGAGAAAACCTTTAAATCAGGAACACCTCAAAACGACGAACCAGAGAAGCATAAGAATCCACCACCGGATCAAATGGCCAAAGAAATCGCTGAAGATTATCGCCACATGATCGCCTTCAACGATGAAACTAAATCATGGATGAGATATGAAGCTGATGCCAATGGTGTATGGTCCCCAGAATCTAATGAGTATATGTAG
- a CDS encoding Uma2 family endonuclease, translated as MSIMTIKDVEQVQTAFSEAGLDYDVELTNGRISIVGPSDIVSSEISSRLIAFLFAWVNPRRLGRVFDSAGGFILPDSNLTAPDVSFVRAARLRQSPRYFGELVPDLVVEIKSQSDRIKPLVTKILNFITLGAVIGILIDPDEETVTVYRHQGEPTILNNGDILTLPELFPGWELAVSELWPPIFTEEETQG; from the coding sequence ATGTCAATAATGACCATTAAAGATGTAGAACAAGTTCAAACCGCTTTTAGTGAAGCAGGTTTAGATTACGATGTTGAATTAACAAACGGGAGAATTTCTATTGTGGGTCCTTCGGATATTGTATCTAGTGAAATTAGTAGTCGTTTAATTGCTTTCCTCTTCGCTTGGGTAAACCCGCGTCGTTTAGGAAGAGTATTTGATTCTGCTGGTGGTTTTATTTTACCTGATAGCAATCTCACCGCACCAGATGTTTCTTTTGTTCGGGCTGCACGTCTGCGTCAAAGTCCCCGTTATTTTGGGGAACTTGTACCAGATTTAGTAGTAGAAATTAAATCTCAAAGTGATAGAATTAAACCTTTAGTTACTAAAATTCTCAACTTTATCACATTAGGTGCTGTGATTGGAATTTTAATTGATCCTGATGAGGAAACTGTTACAGTTTATCGTCATCAAGGTGAACCAACTATTTTAAATAATGGTGATATTTTAACTTTACCTGAACTTTTTCCCGGTTGGGAATTAGCTGTTTCTGAATTGTGGCCTCCTATTTTTACTGAAGAAGAAACTCAAGGTTAG
- a CDS encoding slipin family protein, with translation MWKTFYIKPNEIGILYHRSDFKKVLQPGTYTYFGRHWQIRTHDLNEPEAEIENLELLLRNHGTELQKYLLIVRTAFNEAALVRLGQNWISVAPNQLRAFWRGFIEVESHLFNLEENWELPNYFVQQLRSFSLNGLKKFQIFESEIGLLYLQNNFVRPLEPGEYAFWSIDKTVAVRNISRIVPNPDFPLEDILIEKHPNFVAAYCEIVELLPSQVAIVRYRGKVISILPPTSRKLFWQGVEVEIIDISNNAKLPPALISELVEGTAEVKTLSRNYLHICQVPPQHIGLLYINQEFQTQLQPGLNAWWSFGRSWQTETIDLRLQNMEISGQEILSKDKVPLRLNLTAGFRIQDILKAKNALSDITGFLYKELQFALRGAVGERTLDTLLEDKGAIDRSISEYIRQKAAAYGIEVDSVGVKDIILPGEIKAILSKVVEAEKAAQANVVRRREETAATRSMLNTAKVMEDNPVALRLKELEVLERIAEKIDRIQVNGSLDSILTDLIRMNPQQG, from the coding sequence ATGTGGAAAACATTTTACATCAAACCTAATGAAATTGGCATTTTATATCACCGCAGCGACTTTAAGAAAGTTTTGCAGCCTGGTACATATACTTATTTTGGTCGTCATTGGCAAATTAGAACTCATGACCTCAACGAACCAGAAGCAGAAATCGAAAACCTAGAATTATTATTGCGAAATCATGGTACAGAACTGCAAAAATATCTCTTGATTGTGAGAACCGCATTCAACGAAGCTGCTTTAGTTCGTCTGGGTCAGAATTGGATAAGTGTTGCCCCTAATCAATTACGAGCTTTTTGGCGTGGTTTCATAGAAGTAGAATCTCATCTTTTTAACTTAGAAGAAAATTGGGAATTACCTAATTACTTTGTCCAACAATTACGCTCATTTTCGCTAAATGGACTGAAGAAATTCCAAATCTTTGAATCTGAGATTGGTTTACTATATCTTCAAAATAATTTTGTCCGACCTTTAGAACCAGGAGAATATGCTTTTTGGTCAATAGATAAGACTGTAGCAGTGCGGAATATCAGCCGGATCGTCCCTAACCCAGATTTTCCCCTGGAAGATATCCTCATTGAAAAACATCCAAATTTTGTTGCTGCTTACTGTGAAATCGTGGAATTATTGCCTTCACAAGTCGCAATTGTCCGATATAGGGGGAAAGTAATTTCTATTTTACCACCCACAAGCCGTAAATTATTTTGGCAAGGTGTGGAAGTAGAAATTATTGATATTAGCAATAATGCCAAATTACCACCTGCATTAATTTCTGAATTGGTCGAAGGAACAGCAGAAGTAAAAACACTGAGTCGGAACTATTTACATATTTGTCAAGTTCCTCCTCAACATATTGGACTATTATATATTAATCAGGAATTTCAAACACAATTACAACCAGGATTAAATGCTTGGTGGTCATTTGGACGTTCTTGGCAAACGGAAACCATTGACCTACGATTGCAAAACATGGAAATTTCTGGTCAAGAAATCCTCTCTAAAGATAAAGTACCTCTGCGGTTAAATTTGACTGCTGGTTTCCGCATTCAAGACATATTAAAAGCCAAAAATGCGTTATCAGATATTACTGGATTTTTGTACAAAGAATTGCAATTTGCCTTGCGTGGTGCAGTTGGTGAACGAACTTTAGATACTTTATTGGAAGATAAAGGAGCAATTGATAGAAGTATCTCTGAATATATTCGCCAAAAAGCCGCAGCTTATGGAATTGAAGTAGATTCTGTAGGGGTAAAAGATATTATTTTACCTGGGGAAATTAAGGCGATTTTGAGTAAGGTTGTGGAAGCTGAAAAAGCTGCACAAGCTAATGTTGTCAGACGCAGAGAAGAAACTGCTGCTACTCGGAGTATGTTGAATACTGCCAAAGTAATGGAAGATAATCCTGTTGCATTGCGTTTGAAAGAATTGGAGGTTTTAGAACGTATTGCTGAGAAGATTGATCGGATTCAAGTTAATGGTAGTTTGGATAGTATTTTGACGGATTTAATTCGCATGAATCCGCAGCAGGGTTAG
- a CDS encoding AAA family ATPase: protein MLEKLILHNFKSHKSTELNFDNSRLHGIVGKNSAGKTTVLQALYSLSMLTYSSSTQIFKHENLHQFITTMGEKRMSITASGYWQDNIKRKWKFFYSIEEEKIYNHNSIIILSIDGHQYDWDQDPRFRDISKIPQSLKNTIYLKLIASNLAKPAYSEEITPRVEFDGSGLAPTLDSLRDEAPDKFQFIEEKLSRCKKTTKI, encoded by the coding sequence ATGCTAGAAAAACTAATACTTCATAATTTCAAAAGCCATAAATCTACAGAACTCAATTTCGATAACTCCCGATTACATGGAATTGTAGGAAAAAACAGTGCTGGTAAAACAACGGTTTTACAAGCTTTGTATAGTTTAAGTATGCTTACTTATTCATCCTCTACACAAATATTTAAACATGAAAATCTACATCAATTTATTACAACAATGGGTGAAAAAAGGATGTCTATAACTGCGAGTGGTTATTGGCAAGATAATATTAAGAGAAAGTGGAAATTTTTCTACAGTATTGAAGAAGAGAAAATTTATAATCACAATTCCATCATAATATTAAGTATAGATGGACATCAATATGATTGGGATCAAGATCCACGTTTTAGAGATATATCCAAAATTCCTCAATCTTTAAAAAACACTATTTATTTAAAATTAATAGCTTCCAATCTCGCTAAACCAGCTTACAGTGAAGAAATTACGCCAAGAGTTGAATTTGACGGTTCAGGATTAGCACCTACTTTAGATTCTCTTCGTGACGAAGCTCCAGATAAATTTCAATTCATAGAAGAAAAGCTGAGTCGATGCAAAAAAACAACTAAAATATAA